The Lolium rigidum isolate FL_2022 chromosome 2, APGP_CSIRO_Lrig_0.1, whole genome shotgun sequence genomic interval cgatccTGAAGATGATAAAAACAAAactacaatatatcatcaagtcgCGCAATCGGGGAAACAAGCCGCCAAGAGGACGAAGCGTCGGAGGCTTTCAATGATTTGggcaatccatacatcgatcccgcagatctcacgcgtggaacaggaaacaaatacatcgggTCTACGCCGCGAGAGAAAATACAGCTGCCgccaagcagcttgggatagagctcagAGAGCCATGGACGGTACAGAGCCGATGACTACCACAGCTACACCGGAagcgttgcaagcatatcaatataaactcgctCGTGCTGGACAAGAGCTAGAAAAACAAAGAAAGTTACTCGACGAAAGAAGAGCTGCAGCTTCTGCATCAAGTGCGCGCATGGCCAacctgagtcgacaatcaggaaccttGTGGTCACAGAGACGCCCGCGCAAGAAACATATCGCGATTGGCAAACGTGCCCGAGCACGAACGGGAAAacctgatccaaaacctcgacatgtcctttatgtcgatagacacgagagggcacatcatcccaaaaatgacggaagcaggatacatggcgacacatCCCTTCATAttggcatctaaaccacctccgggAGATAGCGTAGACTAGGCGTAGCTCGCCAATTGATAAGGTACCAGCTTGTCAATGCCtagagattgtagacttaggattTCGtataaagtagagggcaagtagatctcgaaggttcagccgaaaaggtgctcgactaagaaactagggtttatgttgacaatagattcgatcctttctcctcccctcggctcccctttatataggaggaaaAGCCGAGGGATTTCGTGCCGTACAAATTATAAGCTCTGGGAAGCCATACGAGTCTTTCCCGTATGATTACATGATTCGTGATTCCTAATATAACTCTATATTCCTTATCGATGTTCGCCGGGCTTCTGGGTCTTGAaagcttcgagtcgtgggcctctagataacctcgggtaccttattcggcaggcccattcgagatgcctatgtcaccggcccGAGAGGAAAAGTGGGGTTGGAATTTGTTGTGCAGTGATGGTAACCAACTAAGAAGACGGTGATGCTACTTTTCGCGCGTAAATGTGGAGCTGATTTTCTGGCTCCCACCAACTCCATCATTTTCCCTGCGAAGGCTTCCCCTCTTTTTGCGCCCACCATCGTCAATCCAGCGTTCCTCCGGGGACATGCTCGAGGGTGCTTTAAACTTCGTGCTAAGCAAGAGCGTGGAAAATGGTTGGGAACCAAACAACCTATTTTTGCAACTGTGGTTGCAAGAAATGACATTGCGAGGATCTAAACACGCTCTGAATTGTGAAGTTCCTCTTTTTCTAATTGTTATGTATGATCGGATGTAATGTACAAAGATATGGTGGCCGACATCATCAACCTTTGACTTCGACGAGAACGCTTATGGGTAGATCAATTTTAATTTAAGTCTTCTTTAGTTGTAGTTCAAATCCTTGTACTAAATTTCGTTCGAATAAAATGTGAGTTTCGAAGAGGGTTGTCGACTTACGGGCCAAGGGAGAATAGGCGAGCTTTTGGAGGCCTATCCGTTTGGACCCAAATTCAGCCCAAATTTGGCGCGGAAATGGGTCGAAACGACCAACAAACAAGCGAATCTTGAAGTGGGTTGCCGTAATAGGCCGTGCCTCTATCCGCGTGGACAAAAACCGGACGCACGGGACGAAAGGCATCTCCGCCTTAGGGTTCGCCCTTAAAATTTAGGTTGAAAATAAGACACGATAAAAAGGAGGAATTAGAAGGGGCACAATAGCTAGAAAGAAAGATCAGACATTGGTCAGGAGGCACTCAAATAGTGCACTTGGCACTCCCAAAGGTCAATCTAGAACTAGATTTCCATAATCAACATCTCTAGATTTTTTTACACGTACCAACACACAAGTATTTGGCTAGCAGTGAGTACAAGATGAACTGACAGGTGTCCTGCACATGGAGATTTTTTCCATTGACCATGACTGTTCCAAGTCTTCCTCCCTTCGGTACTGAAAGGTGTTATCCTGAAATACGTGGACGGCAGGAATTCACATCTTGTGTTTATGTATTTTCTTGGGGAGATTGAGGAATCGAGGTTCCATTTAGCCATGACAAGGCCCAatagcatgatcttgagcttttcGTTCATAGCTTCTGTAGCTCTTGTCCTCGGAGGTAGAACCTGCAGTTGCTTGCAGTTCAATTACCCCAGCTTCGACATGACCAACAAGGATGATTTCAGCTTTAGCCCAGGCTCAGCAATTGCAAATGGTTCCCTGCAAGTCGTCGTGCCAAACACCGGAGACTTGAACCAGCGATCGGGAAGGGTAGTATACACAAAGGAAACACAAGCAGGGGGTGCCCACATCTTTTAGGACGCAGTTCACACTGAACATCCTTCCACAGGATGAGACTGGAGAAGGTATGGCTTTCATATTGACAAATAATCCATCGTTGCCCAGGAATAGCAGCGGCCAGTGGCTCGGCATTTGCAACAACAAGACCGATGGCGCACCGATGAATAAAATAGTTGCTGTGGAATTCGACACAAGGAAAAGCTACGAGGATGACCTTGACGGCAACCATGTCGGCCTCGACTTGAACAGTATCAAATCAGCTAACCAGTATCCTCTCAGCAATCTTTCCATTATCCTGACAAGCGGTTTTGATGTCTTGGTCAGTATCACCTACAATAGCACAACACCTGCTTTTATATTAGTATCTGTAATCGGCCATGGGGGACACAATTGGCGAGCAATCTGGCAAGTTGATCTATCCCAACACTTAGTAGATGAAATACATCTGGGATTCGCAGGCTCCACTGGTGATTACACCCAACTGAGCCAGATAAAGTCGTGGAACTTTACCACAGTAGAGGAGGTCGTAGTTGAAACAAGACATGAGGCCAGGAACGTGTTTGTATGTCTGGTTACCTTGATTTCGTTTACTACATGTTCGATTCTGGTGTTGTTTGTGTGGAGAAGGGTGACGCGGCAGAGAAGGCTAGCCTACCAGGCCCTCGAGAAAAGGATCGACGCACATGGTCCGGTCAGATTTAAGCTCAAGGAGCTGAAGCACGCAACGGCTAACTTCAGTCCTCGTCGTAAGCTTGGTAGAGGGGGCGGCGGCACCGTTTATCATGGTTATCTGAACAGGATCAGCAGGGAGGTGGCCGTGAAGCGGGTCTCAGCCAACGACAAGTCACGACGAGGAGAGAAAGAGTTTGTCGCGGAGGTGAACACAATAAGCAAGCTCTCCCACCGCAACCTAGTCAAGCTGATGGGCTGGTGTCACGAGGGGGGCGAGCTACTCCTAGTCTACGACTACTTTCCCCTGGGCAGCCTCGACAAGCTCTTGTTTGCCAATGGCAGAGCGACCACGTTGTCGCCGGGAACCCCAGAGCTCACATGGGACCGCCGATTCAGGATAATCTGTGGCGTGGCATCTGCGCTCGACTACCTGCACCATGGGAGCAGCAGGAGGATCCTTCACAGGGACGTGAAGGCTGGGAACGTGATGCTCGACGCGGAGTACAATGCGCGGCTGGGTGACTTCGGCCTCGCCCGTGCCATCCAGCTCGAAGGAGTGACGCACCACTCCACCCAGGCAGTCGCCGGCACTCGTGGGTACATGGCGCACGAGAGCTTCTTCACCGGCCGTGCCAGCCTCGACACCGACGTCTACGCCTTCGGTGTGTTTGTCATGGAGGTTATCAGCGGGAAGAGCCCAAGCAGGTCTATGCTGTATGACAGACAGGAAATGTACATCGTGGATTGGTTCTGGAGGCATTACAGCCTTGGAAAAGTCCCGGAGACGGCTGATGCAGCGCTTGGGGGAGCGTACGATGATGAACAGGTGGATGCTGCGGTGAGGCTGGCCTTGGCTTGCTGCCATCCAAACCCAAGGCATAGACCATCCATGAAGAAGGCAGTGCAGGTGCTAATCGGCGGAGCACCAGCCCCGATTCCCCCACTTGAGAGGCCTGCGTTTGTTTGGCCTCTGTCCGGCACGCAGCAGGAGATCGAGCTCGCTCAGGTTGGTCTGCTCTTCACGGgaggcactggtggaaaaacaggcttcgggtgagccccataagtcgcgaaggtaaaggaaccgcgactaatggggtctttagtcgcggttcgtgtggcgaaccgcgaccaaaggcctgggcccagggcgctcggtggccagccggtgcacgtggggggatttagtcccggttggccaggccaaccgcgactaaaggtgcccgaaggcctttagtcgcggttggccaggccaaccgcgactaaagcccctcccctatatatacccacccagcagccaacacttagccatttggtgccattctcttcacaagcttcacaagtgggtgttaggtttgcttttggttcctcttatgcacataaggtgtttgatgaaatgccccaagagcatgaaacaaacatgatatgaagtgttggagccacacttgagctttctcatttattttttcctcctcgatcgcggttagcaacttgaacctttgatgtgtcgttgataaaatgtgcatgtgtgtgtagttcattgtttaatttatattgtttgtagctagttagtttaacaaatgcatgatggttaattatatattttatattataataatgcagatgaatcgacaatggatgtacggtaaccgactctccggcgagttcagtgcgggtttgaaagatttcctcgtagtggccaatgcgaacaagcggggggttttgttatctgtccatgtgttaaatgtaagaatcggaatggttactcttcctcaagagatgttcacatgcacctgcttcggcacggtttcatgccaagctataattgttggaccaagcatggagaaagaggggttataatggaagaagatgaagaaggggatgatttcaatgatgaaagctatcttgctcatttcggtgatactttcatggaggatgctgaaggtgaaggggaaggtgaaggggaaggtgaagaagaggcacgtgatgatcctgttgatgatcttggtcggaccattgctgatgcacggagacgctgcgaaactgaaaaagagagggagaatttggatcgcatgttagaggatcacaggaaaggcgctgtaccccggatgcgatgatggtctgaaaaagctgggctgcacactggattttccgagatggaaggcacgagcaggtgtagctgactcggcatttgaaaacttgctgaaaatgttgaagaatatgtttccaaagaataacgagttgcccgccactagcgtacgaagcaaagaaggttgtccgccctctaggtttagaggttacgaagatacatgcatgcatcaacgactcgcatcctctaccgcggtgaatacgagaatttgaatgaatgcccggtatgcactgcattgcgttataagatcgaggcgatgaccccggtgacgatgttgagggccggaaacccgggaagagggttcccgccaaggtgatgtggtatgctcctataataccacggttgaaacgtccgttcgggaacaaagagcatgccaagttgttgcgatggcacaaagaggaccgtaagtcggacggggagttgagacaccccgcagatggaacgcaatggagaaagatcgacgagagagttcaaagattttgcaggctgacgcaaggaacataagatttggtctaagtacggatggcatgaatccttttggcgagcagagctccagccatagtacctggcccgtgactctatgcatctacaaccttcctccttggttgtgcatgaagcggaagttcattatgatgccagtgctcatccaaggtccgaagcaacccggcaacgacatcgatgtgtacctaaggccattagttgatgaacttttacagctgtggggagttgatgaacttttacagctgtggggcagacctggtgtccgtgtgtgggatgagcacaaagaagaggaatttgacctacgagcgttgcttttcgtaaccatcaacgattggcctgctcttagtaacctttcgggactgtcaaataagggatacaatgcatgcacgcactcgcttacatgagactgaaagtgtacatttgccaaattgtaagaagaacgtgtaccttgggcatcgtcgatttcttccgaaaggtcatccgagtaagaaagaaaggcaagcattacaacggcaaggcagatcaccggccgaagctcgcggaacacactcggtgctgaggtatttgatatggtcaagggtttgaaagtcatctttggaaagggtcctggcggacaatcggttccgaagggagctgacgggcacgtagccatgtggaagaagaaatctatattctgggagctagaatattggaaagtcctagaagtccgatctgcaatcgacgtgatgcacgttacgaagaatatttgcgtgaacatcctaagcttcttgggcgtgtatgggaagtaaaatgatacaaaggaagcacggcaggaccagcaaagtttgaaagaccctgatgaccggcatccggaacggtttcaaggtcgtgccgcctacgctacgaccaaagaagagaaggtcatcttttttgaatgcccgagcgagtatgaaggtcccgtcgggattctcgtccaatataaagggaataataaacatggcggagaaaaagttccaaaacctgaagtctcacgaccgccacgtgattatgacgcaattgcttccgattgctttgagggggctctgccggaaaatgttcgagtagccattgtgaagctatgtgcattcctcaatgcaatctctcggaaggtaatcaatccagaagttctaccacggttacggaacgatgtgatccaatgtcttgtcggtttcgagttggtgttcccgccatccttcttcaatattatgacgcacctcctggttcacctagtcgatgagatttccattctcggtcctgtatttctacacaatatgttccccttcgagaggttcatgggagtattaaagaaatatgttcgtaaccgtgctaggccggaaggaagcatcgccaagggctatggaaatgaggaggtaattgagttttgtgttgactttgttcccgaccttaagccgattggtcttcctcaatcgcggcacgaggggagactaagtggaaaaggcacgatcggaaggaaatcaatgatatgtatggacggccattctccgaccgaagcacaccacacggttcgaccaattccagcttggtggctccgtactttgagaaacacaagaatattttacgctcggacaaccccgggaagcctgaatcctggattaggaaggcccacatggagactttcggcggttggttgagaaaacatttaatgagtgacaataaggttgtagatcagctgtacatgttggccaagacaccatcttcgactataacgactttccaagggtacgagataaatgggaatacattttacacgatcgcccaagataaaaagagcaccaaccaaaacagtggtgtccgctttgatgcgagcaaccgagaatgggcaaaaggtcacatattatggttacatagaggagatatgggaacttgactatggaccctcctttagggtccctttgttccggtgcaaatggttcaagctaacgggaggtggggtaaaggtggaccagcaatacggaatgacaatggtggatttcaacaatcttggttatcttgacaaaccattcgtcctagcgaaagatgtcgctcaggttttctatgtgaaggacatgagtagcaaaccgaggaaacggaaagataagaaaacgatcggtacatcatgcgatgatccaaagcgccacattgttctttcagggaaaagaaacatcgtgggagtggaggacaagacgagacatgtcgagaagattataatatgtttgctgaaattccgcccttcaaagtgaacaccgacccaagcattaagttaaatgatgaggatgctccatggatacggcacaatcgtaagcaagcgagagacacaagggaagaaatgatgtgtaataatttattgtaccaaactttgttgaatgaatcatgtgtttggtgtccattttcgaatgattcaattgactcgagatagcaccgatgatacatgaaatttggagtgactaagtcatactccgcaTACataaaatttggagtgactaagtcatactcccgcatataggaaatttggagtgactaagtcatactcccgcatacatgaaatttggagtgatttagtcatactcctgcctaggcgtataatatgcatactcgtagtcttcatagccgccgccgttgtactggtagtcgtcgccttctaagttgccggcgtcgtcgtcgcctgcttgtcgtcggctgtcgtcgggcggcgctcgtggctcgaaccgagggtagcgcgggcgggggatatcgccggccgtgatgtagtccatgacgctctgcggagtccggccgtaccaccatagccgacggccggcctcgtggaagtttccggaggcggaccgtcctcctcatacccggcgagcgccctctcacgccgattgatgaagaaggcgtcccaagtatgcttggttatcgggatgccggcggggattcatccgctgctccggcgtgaggtcgaggtagtagtggttcgtgatggccgccggcgcgcggtaccacgagggacgggagggaccggcacgccgccggcgctcaggctccggcccggcgagggacgcggtagccg includes:
- the LOC124689952 gene encoding probable L-type lectin-domain containing receptor kinase S.5, with the protein product MGWCHEGGELLLVYDYFPLGSLDKLLFANGRATTLSPGTPELTWDRRFRIICGVASALDYLHHGSSRRILHRDVKAGNVMLDAEYNARLGDFGLARAIQLEGVTHHSTQAVAGTRGYMAHESFFTGRASLDTDVYAFGVFVMEVISGKSPSRSMLYDRQEMYIVDWFWRHYSLGKVPETADAALGGAYDDEQVDAAVRLALACCHPNPRHRPSMKKAVQVLIGGAPAPIPPLERPAFVWPLSGTQQEIELAQITS